In Providencia rettgeri, the following proteins share a genomic window:
- a CDS encoding TetR family transcriptional regulator, with protein MARRTQAQMAETRANLLTTAREHFSRLGYAETSMDEIAASVNLTRGALYHHFGD; from the coding sequence ATGGCAAGAAGAACACAAGCGCAAATGGCAGAAACACGTGCGAATTTGCTAACTACAGCGCGAGAGCACTTTAGCCGGCTTGGTTATGCAGAAACTTCAATGGATGAAATTGCAGCAAGTGTCAATCTCACACGTGGTGCCCTTTACCACCACTTTGGCGACTAA
- a CDS encoding LysE family transporter, with the protein MDPLHSIIITLFLFILTFFNPGANLFIVVQTTLSSGKKAGLTCGYGVVLGNAIYSGLGLFGLVTLMAEFGSLFSIIKILGGLYLLYYAVSVFTNKTQLNLSTENTMERFPSGVYFRWGLISDLSNPQTVLFFMSIFSTTISPSTPLWAKLVIWMGIVIASLIWRIILCQTFSLTSVRRTYSRVHKVVGKGVGLILGALATRLIYQGVSELVIKKSPF; encoded by the coding sequence ATGGACCCATTACACAGCATTATCATCACACTTTTCTTATTTATACTGACCTTTTTTAATCCTGGGGCAAATTTGTTTATTGTGGTACAAACCACATTAAGCTCAGGTAAAAAAGCCGGGTTAACGTGTGGTTATGGCGTGGTGTTAGGCAATGCTATTTATTCAGGGCTCGGCTTATTTGGTCTGGTCACATTAATGGCGGAATTCGGCTCATTATTTTCAATCATTAAGATCCTTGGTGGCCTATATTTACTTTATTACGCAGTCAGTGTGTTTACTAATAAAACGCAACTTAATCTGTCCACCGAAAATACCATGGAACGTTTTCCTTCAGGTGTTTATTTTAGGTGGGGCTTGATTTCTGATTTATCAAATCCCCAAACCGTTTTGTTTTTTATGAGTATTTTTTCAACGACTATTTCGCCATCAACACCACTATGGGCCAAGTTAGTCATTTGGATGGGTATTGTTATTGCGTCATTAATTTGGCGAATTATTTTATGTCAAACATTTTCTTTAACTTCTGTGCGTAGAACTTATTCACGGGTTCATAAAGTTGTCGGTAAAGGCGTTGGGTTAATTTTAGGGGCATTGGCAACAAGGCTGATTTACCAAGGTGTCAGCGAACTGGTTATAAAAAAATCACCGTTCTAA
- a CDS encoding DUF4139 domain-containing protein, with protein MTIPVRLASGLLVTSLFHSHYVFAETLLNQPVEISHATVFLRGAELDNTVTLSLNKGANSVILTNIASNIDPRTLSINLEQDDVVIRSINIQNIATEANYPMAIVELLEQKKQLSQQIETLNIAINVGEEQLSLLKDHRFFGENTAQTLEESAQKLNFIRQQMSNILQEQQKHQLELVELEEKSVLLQAKIDENMPSSIGKQTQIVLSIDAQKPLTTELQISYLTPDAAWSPSYDIRSLNSQSPLVLTYKADIVQNTGIDWDKVNLTLSTINPSKNITPSVLQPWRLSVYDNNAQIARQIRMKMPAAPMAMYEESSVSEKKQTINSGISDFVTTSSNGINLNYQIALPYSLKSAIKPNTLTIKQQALDVKYKYTATPKLAEEVFLQADIDNWQSLNLLNGNANIYYGNTYIGNFMINANQLVDTLRVPFGVDKSIQISREPNEKIKKKPSFIGSTIQQTESYLVKVKNTHMKPIELTVYDQIPVSEDSDIKVSAIEDKNAVTNKSTGEITWDIALEPNEEKQISFSYTLSYPKDKQILGL; from the coding sequence ATGACGATACCGGTTCGATTAGCAAGTGGCCTGCTGGTTACTTCACTATTTCATTCTCATTATGTTTTTGCTGAAACCCTATTAAATCAACCTGTCGAAATTAGCCATGCAACTGTATTCTTACGTGGCGCCGAATTAGATAATACCGTGACGCTGTCACTTAATAAAGGGGCGAACTCAGTCATCCTCACCAATATTGCAAGTAATATTGACCCACGTACGCTATCGATTAATCTTGAACAGGATGATGTGGTTATTCGTTCTATTAATATCCAAAATATAGCAACAGAAGCTAATTATCCAATGGCGATTGTTGAACTTTTGGAACAGAAAAAACAACTAAGTCAGCAGATAGAAACATTGAATATTGCAATTAATGTGGGTGAAGAACAATTAAGTTTATTGAAAGATCACCGCTTTTTTGGGGAAAATACAGCGCAAACACTCGAAGAATCAGCCCAGAAATTAAATTTTATTCGTCAGCAGATGTCTAATATTTTACAAGAGCAACAAAAACATCAGCTGGAACTAGTTGAGTTAGAAGAAAAGTCTGTGTTGTTGCAGGCGAAAATTGATGAAAATATGCCCTCTTCAATTGGCAAGCAAACTCAAATTGTCTTGTCTATTGATGCACAAAAACCGCTGACAACAGAGTTGCAAATTTCTTATTTAACACCCGATGCGGCTTGGTCTCCAAGTTACGATATCCGTAGTCTGAATTCGCAATCCCCTCTTGTTTTAACGTACAAAGCGGACATAGTACAAAATACAGGCATTGATTGGGATAAAGTTAACTTAACACTTTCAACGATTAATCCGTCTAAAAATATCACGCCTTCTGTTTTACAGCCTTGGCGCTTGTCCGTTTATGATAATAACGCTCAAATAGCGCGTCAGATTCGAATGAAAATGCCTGCAGCGCCAATGGCAATGTATGAAGAAAGTAGCGTCAGTGAGAAGAAACAAACAATCAATTCAGGTATTTCAGACTTTGTCACAACATCTAGCAACGGTATCAATTTAAATTATCAAATCGCCCTGCCTTATTCATTAAAAAGTGCTATCAAGCCGAATACGCTCACCATCAAACAACAAGCACTTGATGTGAAATACAAATATACCGCCACACCAAAATTGGCTGAAGAAGTATTCTTACAAGCGGATATTGACAATTGGCAATCACTTAATCTATTGAATGGAAACGCTAATATTTATTATGGGAACACTTATATAGGCAATTTTATGATCAATGCGAATCAATTGGTTGACACATTGAGGGTCCCTTTTGGCGTTGATAAGAGTATTCAAATTTCTCGTGAACCAAATGAAAAAATAAAGAAAAAACCGAGTTTTATAGGGTCGACTATTCAACAAACAGAAAGTTACTTGGTCAAAGTAAAAAACACACATATGAAACCCATTGAATTAACTGTTTATGACCAGATCCCAGTGAGTGAGGATAGCGATATAAAAGTGTCTGCCATAGAGGATAAAAATGCGGTCACCAATAAAAGCACGGGTGAAATAACATGGGATATTGCCTTAGAGCCGAACGAAGAAAAGCAAATTTCATTTAGTTATACGTTGAGCTATCCAAAAGATAAACAGATATTAGGGTTGTAA
- a CDS encoding GNAT family N-acetyltransferase → MHSPVFRAATLDDIDRCYAIEVGSYEGDEAATKEKIATRIQQYPDGFLCMELAGEVIGFINAGCAWDVMMSDEEFKELIGHDPQAPNVVIMSVVVHPKYQGKGYSSLLMKKFINSMEEMHKETIHLMCKERHIDLYKHFGYQYVKPSESDHGGMTWHEMVMKL, encoded by the coding sequence ATGCATTCTCCTGTCTTTCGTGCCGCCACACTTGATGATATCGACCGTTGTTATGCGATTGAAGTCGGATCCTATGAAGGGGATGAAGCCGCAACAAAAGAAAAGATAGCAACGCGGATCCAACAATATCCAGATGGTTTTTTATGCATGGAATTAGCCGGGGAAGTGATTGGCTTTATTAATGCGGGTTGTGCATGGGACGTTATGATGTCCGATGAAGAATTTAAAGAGCTTATTGGGCATGACCCACAGGCACCCAATGTCGTTATTATGTCAGTGGTGGTACATCCCAAATATCAAGGTAAAGGGTACTCATCTTTACTGATGAAAAAGTTTATTAATTCTATGGAAGAAATGCATAAAGAAACAATTCATCTGATGTGCAAAGAACGTCATATTGACCTGTATAAGCATTTTGGCTACCAATATGTGAAACCATCAGAATCCGACCATGGTGGAATGACGTGGCATGAAATGGTGATGAAACTGTAA
- a CDS encoding beta/gamma crystallin-related protein encodes MKKIALLLLLFSSLTVAKSNYHGKPSRHDSVVVHVCALSPFSNFYAEAAMSEQAARQKTSRRCELGQGKGSIFCKAQDAKCSTSKLSFSEQYIEESLIVYAKSWQKGDYIEVFDDIPYLSRHHFADKIASYDIPDGWIVRFYEGDNYTGKYHTEMGGSHNTLGYSQKARSIKIIKRQ; translated from the coding sequence ATGAAAAAAATTGCGTTATTATTATTGTTATTCAGTAGCTTAACTGTCGCAAAATCCAATTATCATGGGAAACCCTCCCGTCATGATTCTGTTGTTGTGCATGTTTGCGCTTTATCTCCGTTTTCTAACTTCTATGCAGAAGCTGCAATGTCTGAACAAGCTGCGCGACAAAAAACCTCTCGTCGTTGCGAATTAGGGCAAGGGAAAGGCAGTATTTTCTGTAAAGCGCAAGATGCGAAATGCAGTACTAGCAAATTATCGTTTAGTGAGCAATATATTGAAGAAAGTCTGATTGTCTACGCTAAATCGTGGCAAAAGGGCGATTATATTGAAGTGTTTGACGATATTCCGTACCTTTCCCGCCACCATTTTGCAGATAAAATCGCTTCTTATGATATCCCTGATGGCTGGATAGTACGCTTTTACGAAGGGGATAATTATACGGGCAAATACCATACCGAAATGGGTGGTTCGCACAATACATTGGGCTATAGCCAAAAAGCCCGCTCAATTAAAATTATTAAACGGCAATAA
- a CDS encoding MFS transporter, producing MIGRYQQLFQAKENQRFVIAGLLARLSLPMMGIGIITLLAQLKGSYTLAGLVSATFVLTYALLSPQISRLVDKYGQFRVLPVVTVISVLGVFIIIITTWLSLPDIGLFIGALLTGARPSMSAMVRARWTALYKNQPILQTAYSLETVFDDATFIVGPPLSVGITVALFPQAGLLVAAVLLAVGMALFISQRSTEPKVVASDHLVMPNKSIITMVGLQLLVVLMIALGVIVGSVDILSVTLAQLQQQPAMASLVLSAYAVGSCAMGIVFGGVTFNTPLPRLLFLSGLMTFLSIVPMWWVVGVYSLSVVVFISGLFFAPTMIIAMTLVEKIVPQNKLTEGMTWLLAGLNIGVAIGAMLTGKMVDTYGPYAGYAVAISGGIFVLISTWLSYLRDKTQQKIAVECENGH from the coding sequence ATGATAGGTCGCTATCAGCAGTTATTTCAGGCAAAAGAAAACCAACGCTTTGTGATAGCAGGGTTACTGGCGCGTTTATCGTTACCGATGATGGGGATCGGGATCATCACCTTGTTAGCCCAACTAAAAGGGAGTTACACCTTGGCAGGGCTTGTTTCTGCAACTTTTGTATTAACGTATGCGTTGTTATCGCCACAAATTTCCCGTTTAGTGGATAAATATGGCCAATTTCGCGTCTTGCCCGTGGTGACGGTCATCAGTGTGCTCGGTGTGTTTATTATTATCATAACAACGTGGTTATCGTTACCTGATATCGGTTTATTTATCGGGGCATTATTAACGGGCGCGAGGCCCAGTATGTCAGCGATGGTCAGGGCAAGGTGGACGGCGCTGTATAAAAATCAACCCATATTACAAACGGCATATTCATTAGAAACTGTCTTTGATGATGCCACTTTTATCGTTGGCCCTCCGTTGTCTGTCGGGATCACCGTCGCTTTATTTCCCCAAGCAGGATTGCTGGTGGCCGCAGTTTTATTAGCCGTGGGAATGGCTTTGTTTATTTCACAGCGCAGCACTGAACCTAAAGTCGTAGCATCTGATCATCTTGTAATGCCGAATAAATCAATTATCACAATGGTTGGACTGCAGTTATTGGTTGTATTGATGATTGCTTTAGGTGTGATTGTCGGGAGTGTGGATATTTTGAGTGTTACTTTGGCTCAATTACAACAGCAACCGGCGATGGCCAGTTTAGTGCTGTCGGCCTATGCAGTCGGTTCATGTGCAATGGGGATTGTTTTTGGGGGGGTAACCTTTAACACGCCTTTGCCTCGCTTACTATTCCTCAGCGGCTTAATGACGTTTCTTTCTATTGTGCCGATGTGGTGGGTCGTCGGGGTTTATTCTCTATCTGTGGTGGTGTTCATTTCCGGGTTGTTCTTTGCCCCGACGATGATCATTGCAATGACATTAGTTGAGAAAATTGTTCCGCAAAATAAATTGACAGAAGGAATGACCTGGTTACTCGCAGGGCTAAATATCGGTGTTGCTATTGGCGCGATGTTAACGGGTAAAATGGTGGATACTTATGGCCCTTATGCAGGTTACGCCGTTGCTATCTCTGGGGGGATTTTCGTTTTAATTTCAACATGGCTGAGTTACTTACGCGATAAAACCCAACAAAAAATAGCCGTTGAATGCGAAAATGGCCATTAA
- a CDS encoding YaiI/YqxD family protein — protein MIIWVDADACPKVIKEVLYRAADREKVQITFVANQRLTVPPSPFLKTLQVPAGFDVADNEIVLRAQKDDLVITADIPLAAEVMEKGANALNPRGERYSEATIRERLNIRDFMDTMRASGIQTGGPASLNQKDRQQFANELDKWLLQRKKALASS, from the coding sequence ATGATAATTTGGGTTGATGCGGATGCATGTCCAAAAGTAATTAAAGAAGTTTTATACCGTGCGGCAGATAGAGAAAAAGTGCAAATAACATTTGTTGCAAACCAGCGTTTAACGGTACCACCATCACCTTTTTTAAAAACTTTGCAGGTGCCTGCGGGTTTTGATGTTGCGGATAATGAAATTGTATTGCGAGCTCAAAAAGATGACTTAGTGATCACCGCTGATATCCCTTTAGCTGCAGAGGTGATGGAAAAGGGCGCGAATGCATTAAATCCTCGCGGGGAACGCTATAGCGAAGCGACTATTCGTGAGCGTCTTAATATTCGTGACTTTATGGATACGATGAGAGCCAGTGGCATCCAAACGGGTGGGCCTGCAAGTTTAAACCAGAAAGACAGGCAGCAATTTGCCAATGAATTAGATAAGTGGCTGTTACAACGTAAAAAAGCATTAGCGTCATCATAA
- the ydfG gene encoding bifunctional NADP-dependent 3-hydroxy acid dehydrogenase/3-hydroxypropionate dehydrogenase YdfG — MIILVTGASSGFGESIARRFIKHNYTVIGTGRRTERLEALHQELGDKFYPLTLDIQDRTAIQDAIANLPAHLKNIDVLVNNAGLALGLEPAFDANPDDWDVMINTNTKGLVNMTYEVLQGMVANNHGHIINIGSTAASWPYKGGNVYGATKAFVKQFSLGLRADLQGKKIRVTDVEPGLVGGTEFSNIRFKGDDDKAASTYQGADALTPEDIAETVYWVATLPAHMNVNTLELMPVCQTFAGLTVYKQL, encoded by the coding sequence ATGATTATTTTAGTAACAGGTGCTTCTTCCGGTTTTGGTGAATCAATTGCCCGTAGATTTATCAAACATAATTACACCGTTATTGGAACAGGACGTAGAACCGAGCGTTTAGAGGCTCTCCATCAAGAGTTAGGTGATAAATTTTACCCGTTAACATTGGATATCCAAGATAGAACAGCCATCCAAGATGCTATTGCAAATTTACCTGCGCACCTCAAAAATATTGATGTTTTAGTGAATAATGCCGGTTTGGCCTTAGGCTTAGAACCGGCATTTGATGCCAATCCTGACGATTGGGATGTGATGATTAATACAAACACCAAAGGTTTAGTTAATATGACCTACGAGGTATTGCAAGGAATGGTGGCAAATAATCACGGTCATATTATTAATATTGGTTCGACTGCGGCGAGCTGGCCTTACAAAGGTGGTAATGTTTATGGTGCAACCAAGGCCTTTGTAAAACAATTTTCACTTGGCTTGCGTGCTGATCTACAAGGGAAAAAAATTCGAGTTACCGATGTCGAGCCGGGCCTCGTTGGTGGAACAGAGTTTTCAAATATTCGCTTTAAAGGGGATGACGACAAAGCAGCTAGCACTTATCAGGGCGCAGATGCTCTGACCCCTGAAGATATTGCAGAAACAGTCTATTGGGTTGCCACTCTACCGGCTCACATGAATGTAAATACATTAGAATTGATGCCTGTTTGCCAAACTTTTGCGGGTTTAACCGTATATAAACAACTTTAA
- a CDS encoding DUF3811 domain-containing protein, with product MKMLTIQEMTETQKIQVRTRLAQERKKLGRELTNSEQSKVRKQIITEISQEVEKQAKKLRAEKKKDKLVPSDASYSWSSQNHKRGYR from the coding sequence ATGAAGATGCTAACGATTCAAGAAATGACCGAAACTCAAAAAATCCAAGTGCGCACTAGGCTCGCACAAGAAAGAAAAAAGCTCGGCCGTGAATTAACGAATTCCGAGCAGAGCAAAGTAAGGAAACAAATCATTACCGAAATATCCCAAGAAGTTGAAAAGCAAGCTAAAAAATTACGCGCAGAAAAGAAAAAAGACAAATTAGTTCCCAGCGATGCAAGTTACAGTTGGTCTTCTCAAAATCACAAAAGAGGGTATCGCTAA
- the mnmH gene encoding tRNA 2-selenouridine(34) synthase MnmH, whose product MELTTSSQNIRQILITDTPLIDVRAPIEFQQGSMPNAINLPLMNDDERAAVGTCYKQQGSDKAIELGHQLVSGDSKMARITAWKEACQQNTHGYICCARGGMRSHIVQSWLKEVDIEYPLINGGYKTLRQTAIDAVNELVQRPIILVGGCTGNGKTTLVHYLANGIDLEGLAHHRGSSFGRTLQQQYSQATFENYLAVSLLKKAQHCQRWVLEDEGRAIGANSLPLELRTQMEKAPIAIIDDPFELRLERLKYEYFDRMTQDFLAAFGFERGWQEYSDYLHHGLSAIRKRLGSQRTIELTHLLDLALADQKTTGDTRTHFSWLVPLLNEYYDPMYRYQLSKKQNRIIFRGNYQEVESWLTHQ is encoded by the coding sequence ATGGAATTAACCACTTCTTCGCAAAATATTCGCCAAATTTTAATCACTGACACACCTCTCATCGATGTCAGAGCACCTATCGAATTTCAGCAAGGGTCAATGCCTAATGCCATTAACCTGCCTTTGATGAATGATGATGAGCGGGCTGCAGTCGGTACATGCTATAAACAACAAGGGTCAGATAAAGCCATTGAATTAGGCCACCAGCTTGTCAGTGGTGACAGTAAAATGGCTCGGATCACTGCGTGGAAAGAGGCCTGCCAACAAAATACACATGGCTATATTTGCTGTGCGCGTGGTGGAATGCGCTCACATATCGTGCAATCGTGGTTAAAAGAGGTGGATATTGAATATCCACTCATCAACGGTGGTTATAAGACATTACGACAAACAGCAATTGATGCCGTCAATGAATTGGTGCAACGCCCTATCATTTTAGTGGGAGGCTGTACCGGTAATGGTAAAACTACCTTAGTTCATTACTTAGCGAACGGGATTGATTTAGAAGGTCTTGCACATCATCGGGGGTCTTCGTTTGGCCGTACATTACAACAGCAGTATTCCCAGGCCACGTTTGAAAATTATTTAGCGGTCAGCTTATTGAAAAAAGCTCAACATTGCCAACGCTGGGTACTGGAGGACGAAGGACGTGCCATTGGGGCAAATAGTCTGCCCCTTGAACTACGAACACAAATGGAAAAAGCGCCCATTGCTATTATTGACGACCCCTTTGAACTGCGTCTTGAGCGTTTAAAATATGAATATTTTGACCGTATGACTCAAGATTTTTTAGCCGCTTTTGGTTTTGAACGCGGTTGGCAGGAATATAGCGACTACCTACACCATGGTTTGTCTGCTATTCGTAAACGTTTAGGATCACAACGTACAATCGAATTGACTCATTTACTTGATCTTGCTTTAGCAGACCAAAAAACAACCGGCGATACCCGAACACATTTTTCGTGGTTAGTCCCATTGTTGAATGAGTATTACGACCCCATGTATCGCTATCAGTTAAGCAAAAAACAAAATCGCATTATCTTTCGTGGTAATTATCAAGAAGTTGAATCTTGGCTAACCCATCAATAA
- a CDS encoding DUF1283 family protein gives MSSHKMLKTGLTAICFCLPLLWATSSSAAQSTTSCTAGSTCVSVGQGDDSLNKEQARQEKEQWDDTRMLRKKVNTRTEKEFDKIDQAFDAKDKCEKSLNLNAYWEPSTKRCLDVSNGRPISNP, from the coding sequence ATGAGTTCACATAAAATGTTGAAAACTGGCTTAACGGCAATATGTTTCTGTCTCCCTTTACTTTGGGCTACATCATCTTCCGCTGCACAATCAACGACATCATGTACTGCAGGCAGTACGTGTGTTTCAGTAGGTCAAGGTGATGACTCTCTTAATAAAGAGCAAGCTCGTCAAGAAAAGGAACAATGGGATGATACCCGTATGTTGCGCAAGAAGGTTAATACTCGTACCGAAAAAGAGTTTGATAAAATAGATCAGGCTTTTGATGCAAAAGATAAATGCGAGAAAAGTCTCAATCTGAATGCTTACTGGGAACCGAGCACTAAACGTTGCCTTGATGTAAGTAATGGCCGTCCAATTAGTAATCCATAA
- a CDS encoding DUF1161 domain-containing protein: MKKKLLLPLFALALAPALAQASCESVIEEIKQKIINNGVPADNFSLVAVPNDEVDASKGQVVGHCQNDSYKIIYTRH; this comes from the coding sequence ATGAAAAAGAAATTATTATTACCCTTATTCGCACTAGCGCTAGCGCCAGCTTTGGCGCAGGCTTCATGTGAAAGCGTGATTGAGGAAATCAAACAAAAGATTATCAATAATGGTGTTCCTGCAGATAACTTTAGTTTGGTTGCAGTGCCTAATGATGAAGTCGATGCGTCTAAAGGCCAAGTTGTTGGTCACTGCCAAAATGATTCTTATAAAATCATTTATACCCGTCATTAA